From the genome of Nicotiana sylvestris chromosome 2, ASM39365v2, whole genome shotgun sequence, one region includes:
- the LOC138885613 gene encoding uncharacterized protein → MVENHKKWHEKLPFALLGYRTTVRTSTGTTPSLLVYGTEAVIPTEVEIPSLRIIQEAKLSDAEWIRSCYEQLALIDGKRMSAVCHSQLYHNRISRAFNKRVRPSQFTLRQLVLKQIFPYQDKAKGKFSPKWQGPCLVHRVLIGGILILAEMDGKVWPKPINLDVVKRYYV, encoded by the coding sequence atggtagaaaatcataagaaatggcacgagaagctaccattcgccttattgggataccgtaccACCGTCCGTACATCAACTGGGACAACTCCCTCTTTGCTGGTTTacggtaccgaagctgtcattcccaccgaggtagaaattccttctttaaggatcatacaagaagccaaactcagtgatgcagaatggataaggagttgttatgagcaactagcccttatagatggaaaaagaatgagtGCAGTGTGTCATAGTCAGCTTTATCATAACAGAatttccagagccttcaacaaaagggtcagaccAAGCCAATTCACACTGAGGCAGCTGGTGCTGAAGCAAATCTTCCCATatcaagataaagccaagggAAAGTTTTCACCTAAATGGCAAGGGCCCTGCTtggttcacagggtactaatAGGAGGCatactcatacttgcagaaatggacggaaaagtttggccaaaacctatcaatttagatgtagtcaagagatactatgtttaa